The Nicotiana tabacum cultivar K326 chromosome 14, ASM71507v2, whole genome shotgun sequence genome contains a region encoding:
- the LOC107794977 gene encoding uncharacterized protein LOC107794977, giving the protein MDEICIYIAYNGRWTTNNKYLDHDTKLILVNDEITFEVLVEKIFQVLKLKRGDIEVNIWFDTKLETSKGMLVTNDNEVTTCIFLVKNNSSFKTARFIVDIVKRNSLSANSSETELCNNIVHEEVNICISQEEGVWEMHIGDKALIVVEPAMAPEPLTSRKLTEETGQTSNGRNVRKRSASKRGDLRTMVLNKDASLDEIIVGSMFEDKESLKKCFSNHAIKYQFNFKVYKSSKTRYCLKCYDDECSWYLHSAQVHDSALFKITKFEKNHSCSVDVTDHRHATSKVISDYITELLHDTKIEIKPRFVVEEMRKRYGLSISYHKAWRAIQLAHGMPSGSPVQF; this is encoded by the coding sequence ATGGATGAAATTTGCATCTATATTGCTTACAATGGCAGATGGACTACTAATAACAAGTATTTGGATCATGACACCAAACTAATTCTTGTAAATGATGAAATAACCTTTGAAGTTCTTGTTGAAAAGATTTTTCAGGTTCTAAAACTGAAAAGGGGTGACATTGAAGTAAATATTTGGTTTGATACGAAGCTAGAAACAAGCAAAGGAATGTTAGTAACAAACGACAATGAAGTTACTACTTGCATCTTCTTGGTGAAAAATAATTCCAGTTTCAAGACTGCCCGTTTCATTGTCGATATCGTGAAAAGGAATTCTTTGTCAGCAAACAGTTCAGAAACGGAATTGTGCAATAACATCGTACATGAAGAAGTAAATATTTGTATTTCACAAGAGGAAGGAGTATGGGAAATGCATATTGGAGATAAAGCATTGATAGTGGTTGAACCAGCAATGGCACCTGAACCTCTGACGAGTAGAAAATTAACTGAGGAAACTGGACAGACATCAAATGGTAGGAATGTAAGAAAAAGGTCGGCCAGTAAAAGAGGCGATTTGCGAACTATGGTTTTGAACAAAGATGCTTCATTGGATGAAATAATTGTTGGATCTATGTTTGAGGACAAAGAAAGTTTGAAAAAATGTTTTTCAAATCATGCAATTAAGTACCAGTTCAATTTTAAGGTCTATAAATCGAGCAAAACAAGGTATTGTCTAAAGTGTTATGATGACGAATGCAGTTGGTATTTGCATTCTGCACAGGTCCATGATTCTGCATTATTCAAGATTACTAAGTTTGAGAAAAACCATAGTTGCTCTGTTGATGTAACTGACCATCGACACGCAACATCAAAGGTCATATCCGATTACATCACCGAGCTACTACATGACACTAAAATAGAAATCAAACCAAGGTTTGTGGtagaagaaatgagaaagagatATGGACTGAGCATTAGTTACCACAAAGCATGGCGTGCTATACAATTAGCTCATGGTATGCCAAGCGGAAGTCCAGTTCAATTTTAG